A stretch of Pseudomonas sp. CCC3.1 DNA encodes these proteins:
- a CDS encoding DUF971 domain-containing protein — protein MTKIPNAINLHKASKTLTLKYTSGEEYHLPAELLRVHSPSAEVQGHGKPILQFGKINVGLSKVEPAGQYALKLTFDDGHDSGLFTWDYLYELGVRQDALWEDYLAELKKAGKSRDPSESVVKLML, from the coding sequence ATGACCAAAATCCCCAACGCGATCAACCTGCACAAAGCGTCAAAAACCCTGACCCTTAAATACACATCGGGCGAGGAATACCACCTGCCAGCCGAGCTTCTGCGCGTGCACTCCCCGTCTGCGGAAGTGCAGGGGCATGGCAAACCGATTCTTCAATTCGGCAAGATTAACGTCGGCTTGAGCAAGGTAGAGCCAGCAGGACAGTACGCACTGAAACTGACGTTTGACGATGGCCACGACAGCGGGCTTTTTACCTGGGATTACTTGTATGAACTCGGGGTACGCCAGGACGCGTTGTGGGAAGACTATCTGGCCGAACTCAAAAAGGCCGGCAAGTCGCGCGACCCATCGGAGTCAGTCGTTAAGTTGATGTTGTAA
- a CDS encoding phosphoribosyl-ATP diphosphatase has product MTDTLSRVAQVLEERKGASPDSSYVASLYHKGLNKILEKVGEESVETIIAAKDAAISGDCSDVIYETADLWFHSMIMLAQLGQHPQAVLDELERRIGTSGHVEKASRPSA; this is encoded by the coding sequence ATGACTGACACCCTAAGCCGCGTCGCTCAAGTGCTCGAAGAGCGCAAAGGCGCCTCGCCAGACAGCTCCTATGTCGCCAGCCTGTACCACAAGGGCCTGAACAAGATTCTGGAAAAGGTCGGCGAAGAGTCGGTCGAAACCATCATCGCCGCCAAAGATGCCGCCATCAGTGGTGATTGCAGCGATGTGATTTATGAAACAGCTGACTTATGGTTCCACAGCATGATCATGCTCGCCCAGCTGGGTCAGCATCCTCAGGCCGTACTGGATGAACTGGAACGCCGCATCGGCACCTCCGGACACGTGGAAAAGGCCTCGCGGCCGTCCGCCTAA
- a CDS encoding twin-arginine translocase TatA/TatE family subunit encodes MGIFDWKHWIVILVVVVLVFGTKKLKNLGTDVGESIKGFRKAMNDDEKPAEPVVPPAQPTAAPTPHTTSTLNEPHTIDVQAQKVEEPTRKDV; translated from the coding sequence ATGGGCATTTTTGACTGGAAACACTGGATCGTCATTCTGGTAGTCGTGGTCCTGGTCTTCGGCACCAAAAAACTGAAAAACCTGGGCACTGACGTGGGCGAATCGATCAAGGGCTTTCGCAAAGCCATGAACGATGACGAAAAGCCTGCTGAGCCGGTGGTTCCGCCTGCACAGCCCACTGCTGCACCCACCCCGCACACCACTTCGACCCTGAATGAGCCGCACACGATCGACGTGCAGGCACAAAAAGTCGAAGAGCCAACCCGTAAAGACGTGTGA
- a CDS encoding polyhydroxyalkanoic acid system family protein: MARISVERTHSLGLEAAREKAQPLVEKLAGQYGLTPEWLGDTVKLKRSGVNGTLKIGEKTIKVDVELGLLMSPMSGMIQSEIERSLDKALA, translated from the coding sequence ATGGCTCGTATTAGCGTTGAACGGACCCATAGCCTGGGTCTTGAGGCAGCACGTGAAAAAGCTCAACCGTTGGTTGAAAAGCTGGCCGGGCAGTACGGCCTGACCCCTGAATGGTTAGGCGACACGGTAAAACTGAAACGTTCGGGGGTGAACGGCACCCTGAAAATTGGCGAAAAAACCATCAAGGTTGACGTTGAACTGGGTCTGTTGATGTCGCCGATGAGCGGCATGATTCAATCCGAAATTGAACGCTCGCTGGACAAAGCCTTGGCGTGA
- the tatC gene encoding twin-arginine translocase subunit TatC, protein MSESSQNEQPEHDQPMPLVSHLTELRTRLLRCIAAIFLIFVALFSFTQQIYTLVSTPLREYLPVGATMIATDVASPFLTPLKLTMMVSLFIAIPVILHQIWGFIAPGLYKHEKRIAVPLLISSIFLFYAGMAFAYFLVFPLVFKFFAAATPEGVAMMTDISSYLDFVMTLFFAFGVAFEIPVAVVLLVWIGIVDVKYLRKIRPYVIIGCFVVGMILTPPDIFSQTLLAVPMWMLFEIGILFGSLITRNKRSDDEEPADSDTNAQPPAPQA, encoded by the coding sequence ATGAGCGAATCCTCCCAAAACGAGCAGCCCGAACACGACCAGCCCATGCCACTGGTTTCGCACCTGACCGAGTTGCGCACCCGCTTGTTGCGCTGTATTGCGGCGATTTTTCTGATCTTCGTCGCCTTGTTTTCCTTCACGCAGCAGATCTACACCCTGGTCTCCACACCGTTGCGTGAATACCTGCCGGTGGGCGCCACGATGATTGCCACCGACGTGGCCTCACCGTTCCTCACCCCGCTCAAGCTGACCATGATGGTCTCGCTGTTTATTGCGATCCCGGTGATCCTGCACCAGATCTGGGGCTTCATTGCGCCCGGCCTGTACAAGCACGAAAAGCGCATTGCCGTGCCGCTGCTGATCTCCAGCATCTTTCTGTTCTACGCGGGTATGGCCTTCGCCTATTTCCTGGTGTTCCCGCTGGTGTTCAAGTTCTTCGCCGCCGCCACCCCCGAAGGCGTGGCAATGATGACCGACATCAGCAGCTACCTTGATTTCGTCATGACCTTGTTCTTCGCCTTTGGCGTGGCCTTTGAAATTCCGGTGGCCGTGGTGCTGCTGGTCTGGATCGGCATCGTCGACGTCAAATACCTGCGCAAGATCCGCCCGTACGTGATCATCGGCTGCTTTGTGGTCGGCATGATCCTGACCCCGCCGGACATCTTCTCGCAGACCCTGCTGGCCGTCCCGATGTGGATGTTGTTCGAAATCGGCATTCTGTTTGGCAGCCTGATCACCAGAAACAAACGCAGCGATGACGAAGAACCGGCTGACAGTGACACCAACGCTCAACCGCCAGCACCTCAAGCGTGA
- a CDS encoding phasin family protein, with protein MAAKKPAVKESNTWVGKVEEYSRKIWLAGLGVYSKIDTDGSKLFDTLVKDGEKAEKLAKSAGSKLVEEAKSSTSSARSRVEDVKDLALEKWSEFEEAFDKRLTSAISRLGVPSREEVKTLHAQVETLTKHIEKLTAAAAKVTATKAPAASKPAPTKTAAVKPAAKPAAKASSTPAAKAPAKPAAAKSATKAPAKAAASAAAKTVAKPAAKPAAKPAAKTTAKPADKAPAKPAAKAPAKAPAAASKPATAKPAAAKPAAKKPAAAKKPAAAKAPAATPAAPTASATPAPSPETTTS; from the coding sequence ATGGCGGCTAAAAAACCGGCAGTTAAAGAAAGCAACACATGGGTAGGCAAGGTTGAAGAGTACTCGCGCAAAATCTGGCTAGCCGGTTTGGGCGTGTATTCGAAAATTGATACAGATGGCAGCAAGCTGTTTGATACCTTGGTCAAAGATGGCGAGAAAGCCGAAAAGCTGGCCAAGAGTGCAGGCAGTAAATTGGTTGAAGAGGCAAAATCATCTACTTCTTCTGCGCGTTCACGCGTCGAGGATGTTAAAGACCTGGCGTTGGAGAAATGGAGCGAGTTCGAAGAGGCTTTCGACAAACGCCTGACTAGCGCCATATCTCGCCTGGGTGTGCCGAGCCGTGAAGAAGTGAAAACGCTACATGCTCAAGTGGAAACGCTGACCAAACACATCGAAAAGTTGACCGCTGCTGCGGCAAAAGTAACCGCCACCAAAGCCCCTGCTGCCAGTAAGCCTGCACCGACCAAAACGGCTGCGGTAAAACCTGCTGCCAAACCAGCGGCCAAGGCGTCATCAACGCCAGCGGCGAAAGCACCTGCCAAGCCTGCTGCGGCAAAATCTGCGACTAAAGCCCCAGCTAAAGCTGCGGCCAGTGCTGCTGCGAAAACAGTTGCCAAACCCGCGGCGAAACCCGCTGCCAAGCCTGCGGCCAAAACGACCGCAAAACCAGCCGACAAAGCACCAGCAAAACCTGCTGCTAAAGCACCTGCCAAAGCGCCTGCTGCTGCGAGCAAGCCTGCAACAGCTAAACCGGCTGCGGCGAAACCGGCGGCTAAAAAACCGGCGGCTGCCAAAAAACCGGCTGCAGCCAAAGCTCCCGCAGCGACTCCTGCTGCGCCAACGGCTTCGGCAACTCCAGCACCAAGCCCTGAGACAACCACTTCATAA
- the ubiB gene encoding ubiquinone biosynthesis regulatory protein kinase UbiB, producing the protein MKLLAIRRLFRIQRVVIRYRLDDLLFALPLPWWMLSLRYVLPWRWFPRKKLELSRGAALRLALQDLGPIFIKFGQILSTRRDLLPPDIADELMLLQDRVPPFDPQLAVKLIEEQLGATISEVFSRFDIEPLASASVAQVHSAKLKTGEEVVVKVVRPGLKPIIGSDLAWLFILAKTAERLSADARLLHPVDVVSDYEKTIYDELDLLREAANASQLKRNFDGSPLLYVPQIYWDWCRPKVLVMERIYGIQVTDLAALADQRTDMKMLAERGVEIFFTQVFRDSFFHADMHPGNIFVSTVNPWSPQYIAIDCGIVGSLTPEDQDYLARNLFAFFKRDYRRVAQLHIDSGWVPANTKLNEFEAAIRTVCEPIFEKPLKEISFGQVLMRLFQTARRFNMEVQPQLVLLQKTLLNIEGLGRQLYPDLDLWSTAQPFLERWMRERVSPKTLLRNLHSQVEQIPHLAGMTRDLLERLSQPHAKNQQLRVQEPKDGWFLRLLGAGHVVAGALLATAGPLGSIGYWPAGILLVVGLYLIVRRS; encoded by the coding sequence ATGAAGCTGCTTGCCATACGCCGTTTGTTTCGCATCCAGCGCGTCGTTATTCGCTACCGTCTGGATGACCTGCTGTTTGCCCTGCCTTTGCCGTGGTGGATGTTGTCATTGCGCTACGTGCTGCCGTGGCGCTGGTTCCCGCGTAAAAAACTGGAGCTGAGCCGAGGGGCGGCCCTGCGCCTGGCACTCCAGGATTTGGGGCCGATCTTCATCAAATTCGGGCAAATTCTCTCGACTCGCCGCGACTTGTTGCCCCCGGACATCGCTGACGAGTTGATGCTGCTGCAAGACCGCGTGCCACCGTTTGACCCGCAGTTGGCGGTCAAGCTGATCGAAGAACAGCTCGGCGCCACAATCAGCGAAGTCTTCAGCCGTTTTGACATTGAGCCGCTGGCCTCGGCCTCGGTGGCTCAGGTTCACTCAGCCAAGCTCAAAACCGGCGAAGAAGTGGTGGTCAAGGTCGTGCGTCCGGGCCTCAAACCCATTATCGGCTCTGACCTGGCCTGGCTATTCATTCTGGCCAAGACCGCTGAGCGCCTGAGCGCCGACGCCCGCCTGCTGCACCCGGTGGACGTGGTCAGCGATTACGAAAAGACCATCTACGACGAACTCGATTTGCTCCGCGAAGCGGCCAACGCCAGCCAGCTCAAGCGCAACTTCGACGGCTCGCCGCTGCTCTACGTCCCTCAGATTTACTGGGATTGGTGCCGCCCGAAAGTCTTGGTCATGGAACGTATCTACGGGATTCAAGTCACCGACCTGGCGGCCTTGGCCGATCAGCGCACCGACATGAAAATGCTCGCCGAGCGCGGGGTCGAGATCTTCTTCACCCAAGTGTTCCGCGACAGCTTCTTTCATGCCGACATGCACCCCGGCAATATTTTCGTCAGCACAGTCAATCCGTGGAGCCCGCAGTACATCGCCATCGACTGCGGCATCGTCGGCAGCCTGACACCCGAAGACCAGGACTACCTGGCGCGCAACCTGTTCGCTTTCTTCAAGCGTGACTACCGGCGTGTGGCGCAATTGCACATCGATTCTGGCTGGGTGCCCGCGAACACCAAACTCAACGAGTTTGAAGCGGCGATTCGGACCGTATGCGAACCGATTTTCGAGAAACCGCTGAAAGAGATTTCCTTTGGGCAGGTCCTGATGCGCCTGTTCCAGACTGCTCGGCGCTTCAATATGGAAGTCCAGCCGCAGTTGGTGCTGCTGCAAAAAACCTTGCTCAACATCGAAGGCCTTGGCCGTCAGCTGTACCCTGACCTCGACCTGTGGAGCACCGCGCAGCCGTTCCTTGAACGCTGGATGCGTGAACGTGTAAGTCCTAAAACCTTGCTGCGCAACTTGCACAGCCAGGTTGAACAGATCCCGCATCTGGCGGGCATGACCCGCGATTTGCTGGAGCGCTTATCGCAACCTCATGCCAAAAACCAGCAGTTGAGGGTGCAAGAGCCCAAAGATGGCTGGTTCTTGCGCCTGCTGGGCGCCGGACATGTGGTCGCAGGCGCCTTGCTGGCAACTGCTGGCCCATTGGGCAGCATCGGGTACTGGCCTGCGGGTATCCTGCTGGTCGTGGGCCTTTATCTGATCGTGCGCCGATCGTAG
- the hisI gene encoding phosphoribosyl-AMP cyclohydrolase, with protein MKDWLDEIKWDSDGLVPAIAQDHKTGRVLMMAWMNREALSLTAAENRAIYWSRSRGKLWRKGEESGHVQKLHEMRLDCDADVIILMVEQIGDIACHTGRRSCFYRVYENAEWKTVDPVLKDPNAIYHAGHSHD; from the coding sequence ATGAAAGACTGGCTGGACGAGATCAAATGGGACAGCGACGGCCTGGTGCCGGCGATTGCCCAAGACCACAAAACCGGGCGCGTGCTGATGATGGCCTGGATGAACCGCGAGGCTCTGAGCCTGACGGCGGCCGAGAATCGTGCCATTTACTGGTCACGCTCGCGTGGCAAACTGTGGCGCAAGGGTGAAGAATCAGGCCACGTGCAAAAACTGCATGAAATGCGCCTGGACTGTGACGCTGACGTCATCATCCTCATGGTTGAGCAAATCGGTGACATCGCTTGCCATACCGGCCGTCGGAGCTGCTTCTATCGCGTGTACGAAAACGCCGAGTGGAAGACCGTTGATCCGGTGCTTAAAGACCCGAACGCCATTTACCACGCAGGCCATTCTCATGACTGA
- the tatB gene encoding Sec-independent protein translocase protein TatB, with translation MFGISFGELLLVGLVALLVLGPERLPSAARTAGLWIGRLKRSFNAIKQEVEREIGADEIRRQLHNEHILSMEEEAKKILAPLQPPVPPVVPTEPVIAPQVTPVTPPPAEPASPAPISLSKTESEPAPQPPAPHDPTLPPRAP, from the coding sequence ATGTTCGGTATCAGCTTCGGTGAACTGCTACTCGTCGGCCTGGTGGCCCTGCTGGTGCTCGGCCCCGAGCGCCTGCCAAGCGCTGCGCGTACGGCGGGCCTGTGGATCGGGCGCTTGAAACGCAGTTTCAATGCGATCAAACAGGAAGTTGAACGTGAAATCGGCGCAGATGAAATCCGCCGCCAGTTGCACAACGAACACATTTTGTCGATGGAAGAGGAGGCCAAGAAGATCCTGGCCCCGCTCCAACCACCCGTGCCGCCCGTGGTGCCGACAGAGCCCGTAATTGCGCCGCAGGTTACGCCTGTAACCCCGCCGCCTGCAGAGCCTGCCAGCCCTGCACCGATCAGCCTGAGCAAGACCGAGTCCGAGCCTGCGCCTCAACCGCCCGCGCCACACGACCCAACCCTGCCACCGCGAGCCCCTTAA
- a CDS encoding 16S rRNA (uracil(1498)-N(3))-methyltransferase — protein MNLLLLEEADFIAADRVILRDRRLTHMQDVHRAAVGDSLRVGRIGGLMGRAELVRLEAKEAELVILSLDQPPPEKLPLTLLLALPRPKMLRRVLQTVASMGVPKVVLVNSYRVEKSFWQTPFLEPEAIREQLVLGLEQARDSVLPEIIIEKRFKPFVEDRLPAMVEGTLGLVGHPGDYPDCPRGLNQAVTLAIGPEGGWIPYEIDLLAKTGLQPVQLGARILRVETAVTALLARLF, from the coding sequence GTGAACCTGCTGCTCCTCGAAGAGGCTGACTTCATTGCTGCCGACCGCGTAATCCTGCGCGACCGGCGTCTGACGCACATGCAGGACGTGCACCGTGCCGCCGTAGGCGACAGCCTGCGGGTGGGGCGTATAGGCGGGTTGATGGGCCGTGCCGAATTGGTGCGTCTTGAAGCCAAAGAGGCTGAACTGGTGATCCTCAGCCTCGACCAGCCACCGCCGGAAAAACTCCCGCTGACCCTGCTGCTGGCCTTGCCGCGTCCGAAAATGCTGCGCCGGGTGCTGCAAACCGTGGCGTCGATGGGCGTGCCAAAAGTGGTACTGGTCAACAGTTATCGCGTTGAAAAAAGTTTCTGGCAGACCCCCTTTCTGGAACCCGAAGCGATTCGCGAGCAGCTTGTTTTGGGCTTGGAGCAGGCCCGTGACAGCGTACTGCCTGAAATCATCATCGAAAAACGTTTTAAACCGTTTGTCGAAGACCGCCTGCCCGCCATGGTCGAGGGCACACTGGGCTTGGTCGGTCATCCCGGCGATTACCCGGACTGCCCGCGCGGCCTCAACCAAGCGGTGACACTGGCCATCGGCCCGGAAGGTGGCTGGATCCCTTACGAAATCGACCTGCTGGCCAAAACAGGCCTGCAACCGGTGCAACTCGGCGCTCGTATTCTGCGGGTCGAAACTGCCGTCACCGCCCTGCTCGCTCGCCTGTTCTAA
- a CDS encoding RHS repeat-associated core domain-containing protein, with protein MTETQGSRQLQIVHLDSVLLAEREHDGDITHVRALMTDYQGSVLQTKDGHTAYAPYGHRSGSVASTLGFNGQYADPVTGHYPLGNGHRFFNPIVMRFNSADRLSPFAEGGLNCYAYCAGDPVNRYDPSGQMFEAFAWLGMAIADFTTGYVFPLFKKINPLRRAVANNRIINSPQFKKASNTLVEASAFMGSTAFLARSALYNTDAPALSNVLLGITIGSAAGATVGSVTSTLNSFGQFLAKPARVIKPPTIKRSASLVNMRHTSKKVFRVSDAQSGSRSTQARKIQKNANRFKLESELNSLLSNRRESASDSARNIRKQSV; from the coding sequence ATGACTGAAACTCAGGGCTCACGCCAGCTGCAAATTGTTCACTTAGACAGTGTGCTGTTGGCCGAGCGAGAGCATGATGGCGACATCACACATGTGCGTGCGCTCATGACGGACTATCAAGGCTCGGTTTTGCAAACCAAAGACGGGCACACGGCCTACGCACCTTACGGGCACCGCTCAGGGAGCGTTGCAAGTACCCTGGGGTTCAATGGTCAATACGCTGACCCCGTCACCGGCCATTATCCCCTTGGTAACGGCCACCGGTTTTTCAACCCGATTGTGATGCGATTCAACAGTGCGGACCGTTTGAGCCCTTTTGCAGAGGGCGGATTGAACTGTTATGCCTACTGCGCTGGGGACCCGGTGAATCGCTACGACCCAAGCGGTCAAATGTTTGAAGCCTTTGCATGGCTGGGCATGGCGATCGCGGACTTCACTACAGGTTATGTATTCCCTCTGTTCAAAAAAATAAACCCCCTAAGACGCGCTGTTGCAAACAACCGCATCATCAATAGCCCCCAATTCAAAAAAGCCTCAAATACGCTTGTTGAAGCAAGCGCTTTTATGGGCTCTACTGCATTTCTCGCCAGAAGCGCTTTGTACAACACCGACGCGCCAGCCTTGAGTAATGTCCTGTTAGGGATAACCATTGGGTCGGCAGCAGGGGCAACGGTCGGTTCCGTAACAAGCACTTTGAATAGCTTTGGTCAATTTCTGGCGAAGCCTGCTCGGGTTATCAAACCTCCCACCATCAAGCGTTCAGCATCTTTGGTTAATATGCGCCATACCTCTAAAAAGGTATTCAGAGTCTCTGATGCACAGAGCGGTAGCCGCTCAACACAAGCACGAAAGATTCAGAAAAACGCAAATCGATTCAAATTGGAGAGTGAACTTAACAGCCTACTTTCTAACCGAAGAGAATCAGCCTCTGACTCAGCACGCAATATTCGAAAGCAGAGCGTATGA
- a CDS encoding ubiquinone biosynthesis accessory factor UbiJ, whose translation MLLRGLLASVESGVNRVLRLDGTAMTRLRPLTGKVIAVQGTSPSLQLFILPSDEGLLLAAQWAAEADCTLRAPASSLLRLALSKDKSAILHSPEVELEGDSAALMELAAVLQDLELDWEYELSRWLGPVATALIGGHLRSRANWYQQGFASLNQNLAEYLSEEARTLVGEREAQARFDELDQLKLDLDRLEARFERLSRSLNTSDNA comes from the coding sequence ATGCTGCTGCGCGGCCTTCTCGCCAGCGTCGAAAGCGGGGTCAACCGGGTTTTACGCCTGGACGGCACCGCGATGACGCGCTTGCGTCCTTTGACCGGCAAGGTAATTGCCGTTCAAGGCACAAGCCCTTCATTGCAGCTGTTTATCTTGCCCAGCGATGAAGGCCTGCTGCTGGCCGCGCAATGGGCCGCCGAGGCTGACTGCACCTTGCGTGCGCCGGCATCGAGCCTGCTGCGTCTGGCGTTGAGCAAGGACAAAAGCGCCATTTTGCACAGCCCTGAAGTCGAGCTTGAAGGCGACAGCGCAGCGCTGATGGAGTTGGCCGCCGTGCTGCAAGACCTGGAGCTGGACTGGGAGTACGAACTCTCGCGCTGGCTAGGCCCGGTAGCCACGGCGCTGATCGGCGGCCACCTGCGCAGTCGCGCTAACTGGTATCAGCAAGGGTTCGCCAGCCTCAATCAGAATCTGGCCGAATACCTGAGCGAAGAAGCCCGCACCTTGGTCGGCGAACGTGAAGCGCAAGCGCGCTTCGATGAACTCGACCAACTCAAACTCGACCTGGACCGCCTGGAGGCACGCTTCGAGCGCCTCAGTCGATCCCTCAATACCAGCGATAACGCATGA
- the ubiE gene encoding bifunctional demethylmenaquinone methyltransferase/2-methoxy-6-polyprenyl-1,4-benzoquinol methylase UbiE, with amino-acid sequence MTDQRKGSDAEPTTHFGFKNVPESQKAEKVAEVFHSVAGKYDLMNDVLSGGMHRLWKRFTIELSGVRPGNKVLDIAGGTGDLARKFSQLVGPTGHVVLADINASMLKVGRDRLLDKGVAGNIEFVQADAEKLPFPDNHFDCVTIAFGLRNVTHKEDALRSMLRVLKPGGRLLVLEFSKPTNALMSKVYDAYSFAFMPMVGKLILNDPESYRYLAESIRMHPNQETLKSMMVEAGFDRVTYHNMTSGIVALHRGIKP; translated from the coding sequence ATGACTGATCAGCGCAAAGGCAGCGATGCCGAACCCACCACCCACTTCGGCTTCAAGAACGTGCCGGAAAGCCAAAAGGCGGAAAAAGTCGCCGAGGTGTTCCACTCCGTAGCCGGCAAATATGACCTGATGAACGACGTTCTGTCGGGCGGCATGCACCGTCTGTGGAAGCGTTTCACTATCGAATTGTCTGGCGTACGCCCTGGCAACAAGGTGCTGGACATCGCGGGCGGTACGGGCGACCTGGCGCGCAAGTTCTCGCAACTGGTCGGCCCGACCGGCCACGTGGTGCTGGCTGACATCAACGCCTCGATGCTCAAGGTCGGCCGTGATCGCCTGCTGGATAAAGGGGTGGCAGGCAATATTGAGTTCGTTCAGGCCGACGCCGAAAAGCTGCCGTTCCCGGACAACCACTTCGATTGCGTCACCATCGCCTTTGGCCTGCGTAACGTGACCCATAAAGAAGACGCGCTGCGCTCCATGCTGCGCGTGCTCAAGCCGGGTGGCCGCTTGCTGGTGCTGGAGTTTTCCAAGCCTACCAACGCGCTGATGTCCAAGGTGTACGACGCCTATTCGTTCGCCTTTATGCCAATGGTCGGCAAGCTGATCCTCAATGACCCGGAGAGCTATCGCTACCTGGCCGAGTCGATCCGCATGCACCCGAACCAAGAGACGCTGAAGTCGATGATGGTCGAGGCCGGTTTTGACCGCGTGACCTATCACAACATGACTTCAGGCATCGTTGCCCTGCACCGCGGCATCAAGCCCTGA
- a CDS encoding methyl-accepting chemotaxis protein, whose protein sequence is MYRRLAQLLGNISVNRKLGLGFGLVLVLTLLIAATGWNGLVSVIDRGDKLANISKIIGLTKDLRIARLDYQISQADNAYRDVNERLSDLDTSLQLSRKTLTAPEDLALVDQQLKAAAEYRQAFTDLTQTSQGHEQALQRMQVQGNNLIELSQKLSSIQTAKRDQDSQQAKVLLASCALLALVIGIIAAWIITRQIVIPLQRSLKTVELVAAGDLTRNLQTNRRDELGQLQTAIQRMTEGLRELIGGISEGVTQIASAAEELSAVTEQTSAGVNSQKVETDQVATAMNEMAATVQEVARNAEEASEAAAAADQQAREGDHVVAQAIAQIEKLAAEVGHSTEAMGHLKRESDKIGSVLDVIKSVAQQTNLLALNAAIEAARAGEAGRGFAVVADEVRSLAQRTQQSTEEIETLIAGLQSSTQQASSSMDSSRTLTDNSVDLSRRAGESLGTITRTVSAIQAMNQQIAAAAEQQSAVAEEINRSVLNVRDVSDQTAAASEETAASSIELARLGTHLQTLVGRFKV, encoded by the coding sequence ATGTACCGTCGTTTAGCCCAACTACTCGGCAATATCAGCGTCAATCGTAAACTCGGGTTGGGCTTCGGCCTGGTATTGGTTCTGACGCTGCTGATCGCGGCAACGGGCTGGAATGGCCTGGTTTCTGTCATTGACCGAGGCGACAAGCTGGCCAACATTTCAAAGATCATCGGGCTGACCAAAGACTTGCGCATTGCCCGCCTCGATTATCAGATTAGCCAGGCCGATAACGCCTACCGCGACGTAAATGAGCGGCTGAGCGATCTGGACACCTCGTTGCAGCTCTCGCGCAAAACTCTGACCGCACCCGAAGACCTGGCGTTGGTCGATCAGCAACTTAAGGCGGCGGCTGAGTACAGGCAGGCCTTTACTGACCTCACCCAAACCAGCCAAGGCCACGAGCAAGCGTTGCAACGCATGCAAGTGCAAGGCAATAACCTGATCGAACTCAGCCAAAAATTGTCGTCGATTCAAACCGCCAAGCGTGACCAAGACAGCCAGCAAGCCAAAGTGCTACTGGCCAGTTGCGCCCTGTTGGCGCTGGTGATCGGCATCATCGCCGCCTGGATCATCACCCGTCAGATTGTTATCCCGCTGCAACGCTCGCTTAAAACCGTTGAATTGGTCGCCGCAGGTGATCTGACCCGCAACCTCCAGACGAATCGCCGTGATGAACTGGGCCAACTGCAAACCGCCATTCAGCGGATGACCGAAGGCCTGCGCGAGCTGATTGGCGGGATCAGCGAGGGCGTGACCCAAATCGCCAGTGCCGCCGAGGAACTTTCAGCAGTCACCGAGCAAACCAGCGCCGGGGTCAACAGCCAGAAGGTCGAAACGGATCAGGTGGCCACGGCCATGAACGAAATGGCCGCGACCGTGCAAGAAGTTGCGCGCAATGCCGAAGAAGCGTCTGAAGCCGCTGCCGCTGCCGACCAGCAGGCCCGCGAAGGCGATCACGTGGTCGCGCAGGCCATCGCACAGATTGAAAAACTGGCGGCTGAGGTCGGTCACTCTACTGAGGCCATGGGCCATCTCAAGCGTGAAAGCGACAAGATTGGCAGCGTGCTCGACGTGATCAAGTCCGTTGCCCAGCAAACCAACCTGCTGGCGCTCAACGCGGCCATTGAGGCGGCACGGGCCGGTGAAGCCGGACGCGGTTTTGCGGTGGTGGCCGACGAGGTACGCAGCCTGGCGCAACGCACTCAGCAATCGACCGAGGAAATCGAAACGCTGATTGCCGGTCTGCAAAGCAGCACGCAGCAAGCGTCCAGCAGCATGGACAGCAGCCGCACCCTGACCGACAACAGCGTCGACCTGAGCCGTCGTGCAGGCGAGTCATTGGGCACTATCACCCGCACCGTGTCCGCCATCCAGGCCATGAACCAGCAAATCGCGGCTGCGGCCGAACAACAGAGCGCCGTGGCCGAAGAGATCAACCGCAGCGTGCTGAACGTACGTGATGTGTCTGATCAAACGGCCGCTGCCAGCGAAGAAACCGCAGCGTCGAGTATTGAGCTGGCACGATTGGGGACTCATTTACAAACGCTTGTAGGACGCTTCAAGGTCTAA